The following proteins are co-located in the Myxococcus fulvus genome:
- a CDS encoding TlpA disulfide reductase family protein, whose product MPTHDIPLTLLDPDGGWINAPVHVSELDELPVLLHFFSLAEDADANDFASLQRFLAEFGPRGLKVIGVDVTHSARELRDTNAVEAFAREHGLVYPIAVDDGSMARAYGVKQTPAWLVFDADGRLRHHLCGQGAARRVRPLLERFTQYDTSAAAPAP is encoded by the coding sequence ATGCCCACGCATGACATTCCCCTCACCCTGTTGGACCCGGATGGCGGGTGGATCAACGCGCCCGTCCACGTCTCGGAGCTGGACGAGCTGCCGGTGCTCCTCCACTTCTTCTCCCTGGCCGAGGACGCGGACGCCAACGACTTCGCCTCCCTCCAGCGCTTCCTCGCGGAGTTCGGTCCACGCGGGCTGAAGGTCATCGGCGTGGACGTCACCCACTCCGCCCGCGAGCTGCGCGACACCAACGCGGTGGAGGCCTTCGCGCGTGAGCACGGGCTCGTCTACCCCATCGCCGTGGATGACGGCTCCATGGCCCGCGCGTACGGCGTGAAGCAGACGCCCGCGTGGCTCGTCTTCGACGCGGACGGACGGCTGCGCCACCACCTGTGCGGCCAGGGCGCGGCCCGGCGCGTGCGCCCGCTGCTCGAGCGCTTCACCCAGTACGACACCTCGGCCGCGGCTCCCGCGCCCTGA